The following coding sequences lie in one Alosa sapidissima isolate fAloSap1 chromosome 15, fAloSap1.pri, whole genome shotgun sequence genomic window:
- the trim59 gene encoding tripartite motif-containing protein 59, translating to MDNLEEDLTCSVCYALFTDPRVLPCSHTFCKCCLESVLQVSSNYSIWRPLRLPLKCPNCRSVVELPPTGVDALPINVSLRAIIEKFQRDGGPHGRPPTCPEHPRQPLNVYCVQDRALICGFCLTVGRHQGHAIDDLQAAYVRERDAPEQLVQQLTDTRWAEVCALAERLEQEKARGEGLVRQDREAVGQFFQGVQRLLERKRDEYMAALDAASAELARSYDPLIEKLKDMQEEQLSLISLGSAVQDEESPLAFLEKVHLFRARVSSLTQTPMPQVVPLYIAPRAGDFLREHWAKVTIGGLEQGPVPKVACHTRGCLGKPAPPAGLSRAWPDPRQRPLPLFALLVLLVAAGLHLDPFGMASLGLSVVAPLGELLQSLADQLVWPFDVQGLLEELVSNVCASVFSLADKTYQHFAFFLQASQ from the coding sequence ATGGACAACCTGGAGGAAGACCTGACGTGCTCGGTGTGCTACGCGCTGTTCACGGACCCGCGCGTGCTGCCCTGCTCGCACACCTTCTGCAAGTGCTGCCTGGAGAGCGTGCTGCAGGTGTCCAGCAACTACTCCATCTGGCGCCCGCTGCGTCTGCCTCTCAAGTGCCCCAACTGCCGCAGCGTGGTGGAGCTGCCGCCCACCGGCGTGGACGCGCTGCCCATCAACGTGTCGCTGCGCGCCATCATCGAGAAGTTCCAGCGGGACGGAGGGCCGCACGGCCGGCCGCCCACCTGCCCCGAGCACCCGCGCCAGCCGCTCAACGTCTACTGCGTGCAGGACCGCGCGCTCATCTGCGGCTTCTGCCTGACCGTCGGCCGCCACCAGGGCCACGCCATCGACGACCTGCAGGCGGCGTACGTGCGCGAGCGCGACGCCCCCGAGCAGCTCGTCCAGCAGCTGACGGACACGCGCTGGGCCGAGGTGTGCGCGCTGGCGGAGAGGCTGGAGCAGGAGAAGGCGCGCGGGGAGGGTCTGGTGCGGCAGGACCGCGAGGCCGTCGGCCAGTTCTTCCAGGGCGTGCAGAGGCTCCTGGAGCGCAAGCGGGACGAGTATATGGCAGCGCTGGACGCGGCGAGCGCCGAGCTGGCGCGCAGCTACGACCCGCTCATCGAGAAGCTGAAGGACATGCAGGAGGAGCAGCTCAGCCTCATCTCGCTCGGCTCCGCCGTGCAGGACGAGGAGTCGCCGCTCGCCTTCCTGGAGAAGGTGCACCTGTTCCGCGCACGCGTCTCCTCCCTCACCCAGACCCCCATGCCCCAGGTGGTGCCGCTCTACATCGCCCCCCGGGCCGGGGACTTCCTGCGCGAGCACTGGGCCAAGGTCACCATCGGAGGCCTGGAGCAGGGTCCTGTACCCAAGGTGGCCTGTCACACCAGGGGCTGCCTGGGGAAGCCCGCCCCTCCCGCTGGCCTCTCCCGCGCCTGGCCGGACCCCCGGCAGCGTCCCCTCCCCCTCTTCGCCCTGCTGGTGCTGTTGGTGGCGGCGGGGCTGCACCTGGATCCGTTTGGAATGGCGTCTTTGGGGCTCTCCGTGGTCGCCCCGCTCGGCGAGCTCCTCCAGAGCCTGGCTGACCAACTCGTCTGGCCCTTTGACGTCCAGGGACTGCTGGAGGAGCTGGTCTCGAACGTCTGTGCAAGTGTCTTCTCCCTGGCCGACAAAACGTACCAACACTTTGCCTTTTTCCTCCAGGCTTCGCAGTAA